A single genomic interval of Festucalex cinctus isolate MCC-2025b chromosome 16, RoL_Fcin_1.0, whole genome shotgun sequence harbors:
- the LOC144004069 gene encoding uncharacterized protein LOC144004069: protein MASEKRLPDRHIVYCLRCCKPQEKISVHLTKACMKESTREEVEVEVRKAKASTKEWLRNGRRIDYLDLLKRFPHRECRHTLTRMLVELGFFVSNMPQESDMEPVSRAQDPDIRNADAAASTSAATTSGEAGPQNLLDLNEGSSTSSSSSDHDNGTSDPSWQKDLPAATTSVRVKMKEAGLYKKFDENSKLLVDFKKYLQTTLRVPNCQQEVDNVSRFVRYLQPTGEEPSLTFLNKSQQTRDYIESLRNAKLSASTILNYIKNMIRFIGFLKIRLDLVDEDRDLHRKLEYFKEFLQTMRKPVAKDHSKDVVQIKYKRLMEGTKSVSECQEILWVAKSDFLAVFGKFITKERLTEKEKTIYRYYCEALLVLKHYQRPGAVEGMTANEWVNRKPEKHRVMVGVHQHKTATMQVCSFALTQEEEAWFQGYYEHIRPYHLGEDSEKFFISSNGRRIHSVTNDLNRLHVHYHIKPSCSQEVRRAIETLAGQQLDRSGKEKVSHYLAHSTSVAEQHYRMRVSQGVVEIADVLDEIAGFTQPKPPESGPSATDTKSLWSDFDAFVKAFPVTRLAQPPTKKMRMEAGFSEDRTNYDKWRKQQYEQREQYLLSYYTARKPDAAKLKKLIDHEGFAGNCPLPKDIISKWKPASKTSIETDTKVKEKVKKQTWSGLVLKDFGEKGIGVVASRHFTKGDIVCDYHGKLITAAEGRMKMQDPDSEPTYLFFFKQHCIDAESPRCECHPEKDTFGRRINHSRKRANLKPQHCELKGKRVKHVILFKASKDIAVDQELLFDYGVNRRSFRGEGLDLEWLDD, encoded by the exons ATGGCAAGTGAGAAGAG ACTTCCTGACCGTCACATCGTCTACTGTCTGCGGTGTTGCAAGCCTCAGGAAAAAATCTCTGTACATCTCACCAAGGCTTGCATGAAGGAGAGCACACGTGAGGAGGTCGAAGTTGAGgtcaggaaggccaaagcctcGACAAAGGAATGGCTGCGCAATGGCCGTCGCATCGACTACTTGGACCTGCTGAAAAGATTTCCGCACAGAGAGTGTCGCCATACGCTTACAAGAATGCTTGTAGAGCTAGGCTTTTTTGTGTCAAACATGCCGCAAGAGTCAGACATGGAACCAGTGTCACGAGCGCAGGACCCTGACATCCGCAATGCTGATGCTGCCGCGTCGACCTCTGCAGCAACCACTTCCGGCGAGGCAGGCCCACAAAATTTGCTTGATTTAAATGAGGGTTCCTcaacttcctcctcctcctcagatCATGACAATGGCACGAGTGATCCTTCCTGGCAAAA AGATCTTCCCGCAGCAACAACATCTGTGCGGGTAAAAATGAAGGAGGCTGGACTGTACAAGAAGTTTGATGAAAACTCCAAACTCCTAGTGGACTTCAAAAAGTACTTGCAGACCACACTGCGCGTTCCGAACTGCCAGCAGGAG GTGGACAACGTCTCCAGGTTCGTACGTTACTTGCAGCCAACTGGAGAGGAACCAAGTCTTACTTTCTTGAATAAGAGCCAGCAAACCCGGGACTATATAGAGAGTCTCCGGAATGCCAAACTGTCTGCGTCcacaattttaaattatatcAAGAATATGATCCGATTCATCGGGTTCCTCAAGATCAGGCTGGATCTGGTGGATGAGGACAGGGACCTGCACAGAAAGCTCGAATATTTCAAAGAGTTCCTTCAGACAATGAGGAAGCCCGTGGCCAAGGACCATTCCAAAGACGTGGTCCAAATCAA ATACAAACGACTTATGGAGGGCACCAAGAGCGTCTCTGAGTGCCAGGAAATCCTGTGGGTGGCGAAGAGTGACTTCCTTGCAGTTTTTGGGAAGTTCATCACGAAGGAAAGACTAACGGAGAAGGAAAAGACCATATATCGGTATTATTGTGAAGCACTCTTGGTGCTGAAGCACTATCAGCGCCCAGGAGCTGTGGAAGGCATGACT GCAAATGAGTGGGTAAACCGAAAGCCGGAGAAGCACAGAGTGATGGTTGGCGTGCACCAACACAAGACCGCCACCATGCAGGTCTGCTCATTTGCACtaacacaagaagaagaagcg TGGTTTCAAGGTTATTACGAACACATTCGCCCCTACCACCTGGGCGAGGACTCTGAAAAATTTTTCATTTCCTCAAATGGCAGACGGATACATAGTGTGACCAATGATTTGAACAGACTGCATGTACA CTATCACATCAAACCGTCCTGCAGCCAAGAGGTTCGCAGAGCGATTGAAACACTGGCTGGCCAACAATTAGACAGAAGTGGAAAGGAGAAAGTTAGCCATTATTTGGCGCATTCGACTTCTGTGGCCGAACAACATTACCGGATGCGGGTGAGTCAAGGCGTTGTTGAAATTGCCGACGTTCTTGACGAGATTGCAGG CTTCACTCAACCAAAGCCCCCAGAGAGCGGCCCGTCAGCCACGGACACCAAGTCTTTGTGGAGCGACTTTGACGCGTTCGTCAAGGCCTTCCCCGTAACCAGGTTGGCACAGCCTCCCAccaaaaagatgagaatggaGGCTGGCTTTTCGGAAGACAGGACAAATTATGATAAGTGGCGAAAGCAGCAGTATGAACAAAGGGAGCAATATCTGCTTT CATATTACACTGCCAGGAAGCCAGATGCTGCGAAGTTGAAGAAACTCATCGACCATGAGGGTTTCGCTGGCAACTGTCCTTTGCCAAAGGATATTATCTCTAAGTGGAAACCTGCTTCGAAAACAAGCATTGAAACGGACACAAAAGTCAAGGAAAAAGTCAAGAAGCAAACATGGTCGGGGCTGGTACTGAAAGATTTCGGTGAAAAGGGGATTG GTGTGGTGGCTTCGAGGCACTTCACAAAAGGCGACATTGTCTGCGACTACCATGGGAAACTCATTACAGCTGCAGAGGGCCGTATGAAAATGCAGGATCCTGACAGTGAGCCGACGtacctgttttttttcaaacaacactGCATTGACGCAGAGAGCCCTCGCTGCGAGTGCCACCCAGAGAAAGACACTTTCGGGCGACGCATCAATCACTCGAGAAAAAGGGCTAATCTGAAGCCACAGCACTGCGAACTGAAGGGGAAGCGTGTGAAACACGTTATTTTGTTCAAGGCATCAAAGGACATTGCCGTTGATCAAGAGTTGCTGTTTGATTATGGCGTCAACAGAAGGTCCTTTAGAGGAGAAGGCCTTGACCTGGAGTGGCTAGATGATTAG